One Nicotiana sylvestris chromosome 12, ASM39365v2, whole genome shotgun sequence genomic window carries:
- the LOC104234863 gene encoding cell division cycle protein 48 homolog: MTNKAESSDSKGTKRDYSTAILERKKSPNRLVVDEAINDDNSVVALHPDTMEKLQLFRGDTILIKGKKRKDTICIALADDTCDEPKIRMNKVVRNNLRVRLGDVVSVHQCPDVKYGKRVHILPIDDTIEGVTGNLFDAYLKPYFLEAYRPVRKGDLFLVRGGMRSVEFKVIETDPPEYCVVAPDTEIFCEGEPVSREDENRLDEIGYDDVGGVRKQMAQIRELVELPLRHPQLFKSIGVKPPKGILLYGPPGSGKTLIARAVANETGAFFFCINGPEIMSKLAGESESNLRKAFEEAEKNAPSIIFIDEIDSIAPKREKTHGEVERRIVSQLLTLMDGLKSRAHVIVMGATNRPNSIDPALRRFGRFDREIDIGVPDEVGRLEVLRIHTKNMKLAEEVDLERIGKDTHGYVGADLAALCTEAALQCIREKMDVIDLEDETIDAEILNSMAVTNEHFQTALGTSNPSALRETVVEVPNVSWEDIGGLENVKRELQETVQYPVEHPEKFEKFGMSPSKGVLFYGPPGCGKTLLAKAIANECQANFISVKGPELLTMWFGESEANVREIFDKARQSAPCVLFFDELDSIATQRGSSVGDAGGAADRVLNQLLTEMDGMNAKKTVFIIGATNRPDIIDPALLRPGRLDQLIYIPLPDEDSRHQIFKACLRKSPLSKDIDLRALAKYTQGFSGADITEICQRACKYAIRENIEKDIEREKRRSENPEAMEEDVDDEVAEIKPAHFEESMKYARRSVSDADIRKYQAFAQTLQQSRGFGTEFRFSETSTAGGATGTADPFATSAGGADEDDLYS; encoded by the exons ATGACTAACAAAGCTGAATCCTCCGATTC GAAAGGGACAAAGAGGGACTATAGTACGGCGATATTGGAGAGGAAGAAGTCGCCTAATCGCCTTGTTGTTGATGAAGCAATCAACGATGACAACTCTGTTGTTGCTCTTCACCCTGATACTATGGAGAAGCTTCAGCTTTTTCGCGGTGACACTATCCTGATCAAG GGTAAGAAGAGAAAAGATACAATCTGCATAGCTCTTGCTGATGACACCTGTGACGAGCCGAAGATCAGGATGAACAAGGTTGTCAGAAATAACCTAAGGGTTCGACTTGGTGATGTTGTCTCTGTGCATCAGTGTCCTGATGTCAAGTATGGCAAACGTGTACACATTCTTCCCATTGATGATACCATTGAAGGGGTCACTGGGAACCTCTTCGATGCTTACTTAAAAC CCTATTTCCTTGAAGCATACAGACCAGTGAGGAAGGGTGATCTTTTCCTGGTAAGGGGAGGGATGAGAAGTGTGGAGTTCAAGGTTATTGAGACTGATCCTCCTGAATATTGTGTTGTTGCCCCTGATACTGAGATATTTTGTGAGGGTGAACCTGTGAGTAGGGAAGACGAGAATAGGCTAGATGAGATCGGCTATGATGATGTTGGGGGCGTGCGTAAACAAATGGCTCAAATACGGGAGCTTGTTGAGCTTCCACTAAGGCACCCACAACTCTTCAAATCCATTGGTGTCAAGCCTCCCAAAGGAATTCTGTTGTATGGACCTCCTGGATCTGGAAAGACTTTAATAGCCCGAGCAGTTGCAAATGAGACTGGTGCGTTCTTCTTCTGTATTAATGGTCCAGAGATCATGTCAAAATTGGCTGGAGAAAGTGAAAGCAATCTTAGGAAAGCATTTGAGGAAGCTGAAAAGAATGCACCATCAATCATTTTTATCGACGAAATTGACTCAATAGCTCCTAAACGTGAGAAGACACATGGAGAGGTTGAGAGGAGGATTGTCTCCCAGCTTTTGACATTGATGGATGGTCTCAAATCACGTGCCCATGTAATTGTTATGGGTGCCACTAATCGCCCCAATAGCATTGATCCTGCCTTAAGAAGGTTTGGCAGGTTTGACAGAGAAATAGACATTGGTGTTCCAGATGAAGTGGGGCGTCTCGAGGTGCTCCGTATCCATACGAAGAACATGAAGCTTGCTGAAGAA GTTGATTTAGAAAGAATTGGCAAGGACACACATGGTTATGTCGGTGCTGATTTAGCAGCTTTGTGTACCGAGGCTGCACTTCAGTGCATCAGAGAGAAGATGGACGTGATAGATTTGGAGGATGAGACCATTGATGCAGAGATACTGAACTCCATGGCTGTGACAAATGAGCACTTCCAAACTGCTCTTGGAACGAGCAATCCCTCTGCCTTGCGTGAAACT GTTGTTGAAGTTCCCAATGTCTCTTGGGAGGACATTGGAGGCCTTGAGAATGTCAAGCGTGAGCTCCAAGAG ACTGTTCAATATCCGGTGGAACATCCTGAGAAATTCGAGAAGTTTGGTATGTCTCCATCAAAGGGAGTCCTGTTCTACGGCCCACCCGGATGTGGGAAAACTTTGCTTGCGAAGGCCATTGCAAATGAATGTCAGGCCAACTTCATCAGTGTCAAGGGTCCAGAATTGCTTACCATGTGGTTTGGAGAGAGTGAAGCCAATGTTAGAGAAATATTTGACAAGGCTCGACAGTCTGCTCCGTGTGTCCTATTCTTTGATGAGCTGGATTCTATCGCCACACAG AGAGGAAGTAGTGTGGGAGATGCTGGTGGAGCTGCTGATAGGGTTTTGAATCAACTCCTTACTGAAATGGATGGCATGAATGCTAAGAAGACAGTATTCATTATTGGCGCAACCAACAGGCCCGACATTATTGATCCTGCACTTCTACGGCCTGGTCGTCTTGATCAGTTGATTTATATTCCTCTCCCCGATGAAGACTCTCGTCACCAAATTTTCAAGGCGTGCCTAAGAAAGTCACCCCTTTCTAAGGATATCGATCTAAGAGCTCTAGCGAAGTACACACAGGGCTTCAGTGGAGCTGACATAACAGAAATCTGTCAACGCGCTTGCAAATACGCTATCAGAGAAAACATTGAGAAA GACATTGAGAGGGAGAAAAGGAGAAGCGAGAATCCTGAGGCCATGGAGGAAGACGTTGATGATGAGGTAGCAGAGATCAAGCCTGCTCATTTTGAGGAATCAATGAAGTATGCTAGGAGGAGTGTTAGTGACGCAGATATTCGCAAGTACCAGGCCTTTGCTCAAACGTTGCAGCAGTCTAGAGGTTTTGGTACTGAATTCCGATTCTCAGAGACGAGCACGGCAGGAGGAGCAACTGGAACTGCTGATCCTTTTGCAACTTCAGCTGGTGGAGCAGATGAAGATGACCTGTATAGTTAG